Proteins encoded together in one Lagopus muta isolate bLagMut1 chromosome 3, bLagMut1 primary, whole genome shotgun sequence window:
- the STMN2 gene encoding stathmin-2: MAKTAMAYKEKMKELSMLSLICSCFYPEPRNMNIYKYDDMEVKQINKRASGQAFELILKPPSPVSEAPRTLASPKKKELSLEEIQKKLEAAEERRKSQEAQVLKHLAEKREHEREVLQKALEENNNFSKMAEEKLILKMEQIKENREANLAALIERLQEKERHAAEVRRNKELQVELSG, translated from the exons CTTACAAGGAAAAGATGAAGGAGCTGTCCATGCTCTCTCTGATCTGctcctgtttttatcctgaacCTCGCAACATGAACATCTATAAATATGATG ACATGGAAGTTAAACAAATCAACAAACGTGCCTCGGGCCAGGCTTTTGAACTGATCCTAAAGCCACCATCCCCAGTCTCGGAAGCACCACGAACTTTAGCCTCTCCAAAGAAGAAAGAGCTCTCCCTTGAGGAGATCCAGAAAAAGCTGGAGGCTGCCgaagagaggagaaag TCCCAGGAGGCCCAGGTGCTGAAACATCTGGCAGAGAAGAGGGAACATGAGCGAGAGGTGCTTCAGAAAGCTCTGGAGGAGAACAATAACTTCAGCAAAATGGCAGAGGAAAAGCTGATACTGAAAATGGAACAGATCAAAGAAAACCGCGAAGCTAATCTAGCTGCTCTTATTGAACGTCTCCAAGAAAAG GAGAGGCATGCTGCAGAGGTGCGTAGAAACAAGGAGCTCCAGGTGGAACTGTCTGGCTGA